Below is a genomic region from Flavobacterium ginsengisoli.
AGCAATACGATTCTTTAAGCGACTATACCGTAAATAAAAAATCTGCAATTGTTTTTATTGGTAAAGAAAACAAAGAAGCTACTAAAAAATCTTTTACCGTTTCTGGAACAGTTAGAAACGAAGAAACAGGTAAAGCTGAACCAAATATTTATATTAAAGTTCGAAATAAAAACATAAATACTTCTACAGACCCTGACGGAAATTATACTCTACAACTTCCTAGAGGTATAAATATTATTGAAATCAAATCATTAAGCCATAAAGAAGTGGTAAGAACTTTAATGGTTTATGATGATGGTGCATTTGATGTTAATATCAACGAAAAATCAAACCAACTTGACGAAGTTGTAATTAAAAAGAAAGGACAAAAACCTACTGAAACTACTGTTTCTGGTTTGGTTTCTATTGATATTGAAGGAATCAAGAATGTTCCTTTAATTCTTGGTGAAAGAGATATTCTTAAAGTAGCGACTACTTTTCCTGGGATTAAAACCACAGGTGAAGGTTCTGCTGGATTTAATGTTAGAGGTGGAAAAGATGATCAAAACTTAATTCTTTTGGACAATGCTGTATTATATAATCCGCGGCACTTTTTAGGATTCTTCTCTGCTATTAATCCATACACTACAAAGAAAGCCGATATTTACAAAGGAAGTATTCCTGCAGATTTTGGAGGAAGATTGTCGTCTGTGTTTGATATCGCTACCAAAAATGGTAATCAGGAAAAATTTTCAGGTGAGGGAGCAATTGGTCCTATTACTTCGAATCTTACGTTAAGTGTTCCAATCGAAAAAAATAAATCTAGTATTATTGTCGGAGGACGTGCAACATATTCTGATTGGATTTTAAAGGCGCTTGATAATGAAGATTTAAAAAACAGTCAAGCAGGATTTTATGATGGAATTTTTAAATACAATAATGCGATTAACGCTAATAACAATTTAGAAGCTACAGCATATTATAGCCACGACCGTTTTAGTTTAAGCTCTGACTCTATTTACAAATACAGCAACAGATTGGCTTCTATTAAATGGGATCACACTTTTAACAAAAAAAATAAAGTCGCTTTCATTTTCACAAACAGTGAATACAAATTCAATATTGACTACGATTCAGATGATATAAATTCATTTGATTTTGGTTATAAAGTAAACGAATCGCAATTACAGGCAAAATTCACTTACCAACTTAACCCAAAACATACTTTTTCTTATGGTATTGCTAGCAAACTATACAATATCTCGCCAGGATATCAGCACCCTACAAAACCGGAAGCTACTTTAGTCCCAACAGATATTGAAAAAGAAAAAGCATTAGAATCTGCGAGCATATTTATCTGACAGTTATAAATTCAATGATAAATTACTTATTGATCTTGGATTAAGGTATTCTTATTACATGGCATTAGGTCCTGGTGATGTAAATACTTATGCTCCTGGTTTACCATTGAGCGCCGAAACAGTGACAGGAACAACGACTTATAAAAATAATGAAGTAATAAAAACATACGGCGGACTAGAGCCTCGTATTCGTCGCACGTTATTTCCTTACAGATGATTTCTCTGTAAAAGCAGGTTATG
It encodes:
- a CDS encoding TonB-dependent receptor; this encodes MKKFLLSLLIAFSFQLSFAQNTNEKLSITFKDETLTNALKRIEEATAYKFYFDPTWVNAEKGLISGTYTDAKIDDVLNKVLSKTDLNYIILKNKVIFTLNSTIHDTLPANYFTDAPVETNQNKNTDSENPVFHQQYDSLSDYTVNKKSAIVFIGKENKEATKKSFTVSGTVRNEETGKAEPNIYIKVRNKNINTSTDPDGNYTLQLPRGINIIEIKSLSHKEVVRTLMVYDDGAFDVNINEKSNQLDEVVIKKKGQKPTETTVSGLVSIDIEGIKNVPLILGERDILKVATTFPGIKTTGEGSAGFNVRGGKDDQNLILLDNAVLYNPRHFLGFFSAINPYTTKKADIYKGSIPADFGGRLSSVFDIATKNGNQEKFSGEGAIGPITSNLTLSVPIEKNKSSIIVGGRATYSDWILKALDNEDLKNSQAGFYDGIFKYNNAINANNNLEATAYYSHDRFSLSSDSIYKYSNRLASIKWDHTFNKKNKVAFIFTNSEYKFNIDYDSDDINSFDFGYKVNESQLQAKFTYQLNPKHTFSYGIASKLYNISPGYQHPTKPEATLVPTDIEKEKALESASIFI